Part of the Sulfurimonas hongkongensis genome is shown below.
GATGTGTAAATACCGCTTGTAGCTTTTGGGGACCTTTATGAGCTTTAGCTTTAGCAATTAACTCTTGTATGCCTTTCCATGTTGCAGTTGCTCCATCTCTAAAGTAGATAGAGTGAAGGCCATTCTTACTTATACCACTATTTTTAACAGCTGAATTATCAGTACCCGATGAAGTAATAACACCATCAAGACCTTTTATAGCCCCATAGTTAAGCTTAAGACCAGTAGCAATAACCATTTGATCATAAGATACTACTTGAGAACCATCCACTGTTACAGTGTTGTTTTGTGGATCAAAAGCTGTTACACTTCCTTTTATTAGCTTAACTCCACTTGGTACAAATTCATCTCTTTTGTACGTAATATCACTTGCATCCCATATACCCGCACCTACTAATGTTTGACCTGGTTGGTAAGATACAGAAGTTGGATCTGGCTCTATTACAGTTATATCAGCATTTGATAAAGAGTTGTTAAGTCTTGCAGCTGTACTCATACCAGCAAGACCTCCACCAACAATAACAATTTTACCTTTTGCACTCGATGCACTTGCCGACGAGGCACCAATTGTAGCACCTGCTAAGATAGATGCAGCCATTGGAGACACGCTTAAATATTTTAAAGCTTCACGACGAGACATTATCTCTGGATGCTTTTCTACTTCATTTAGAATCTCTTCTAAGATTTCGTTTTTTTTCATACTACTTCCCCTATGTTTTGATAATATGAAGATTGTACAAGTTTGAGGCTTAATTTTTTTTTAAATATGCTTTAAGTTTGTAACTTTAGTGTGACATATCACATTTGTGTGATATGATGTTTACTTTTCGCGTATTATTGTAGTGTAAGAGATAGAAAAAATATTTTATAAAAAAGTAAGTAAATCATGTGAAACAGGGCTTTTTGAGGGCTAAAATTATAATTATTATAAGATTTCGTAAAGTAAATGCGATGACAATTAAGAAGCTAGAGAGCTAGCTTCTTAACATTTTTTAATATCTATATCTGAAATAAACACGAAGATCTTGTGCTTTTTCAACTGGATCCATTCCTGCAGCTTGAGCTTCTGCCATAGTCATAGGTGCTCCGCCATCTCCAAAGAAAGCGTTTGAACCAGTATACTCATACTTTATATATGTATATCTAACTTGCATAGAAAACACATCATCTATAAGTGGTTGAGTCCAGTAAGCTTCATAAGCATCACCACGAGTAGCTAGTTTAGAGCCAATCAAAGTGTCCTCACCATAAGTAAATGGTCTCCAATGTTTAGAACCATGGTTGTACTCTAGACCAAATTTACCACCAGTAAGGTTTGGCATCTGTGCTCCAACCCAAATAGAAGTACCAGTTTCATCATCAGTACTACCAAGCATACTAGCAGCTGAAACAACACCTGTGCTTGTCATATGATTAGTTATATTATCTGGGCGAGATATAGACGCTGCAAAAGATGCAAAAAGTATTGTTTCATCTAAAAAGTCATTAATCTCATTACCAACACCCTCAACTTTAGCAGAAATAGCCATACCATCCATATCGCCAACAGTTTTTAATGCCATAATATGACTAAGGTTAGCGTTTTGTCCACCGTAAGTTAGACCAGGAACATTAAATCCTCTATACCAAGTTGTAGATACTGCATATTGACCATCATCATAAGGAACAAAAATAAATCCTGCCATATCAATAGTGTCAAGAGCACCATCTTCTTCAATATAGTTTGGCGATGTAGGTGAATTCATATTAACCTGAGTAGCATAATCAGCAGAATTTGCCCAAGATTTAGCATTTGTTAAACCACGACCAAGACAAAGTTTAAAGTTCATACCAGTTACATACTTACTAAGTGAAATTCCAGCACTTGCACCATCAAACTCCATGTTTATAACATGACCCATAGGAGATTTTGAAGTATCATCCTCTCTTAGATTTACAAGATAACCATTAGTAGATGGACGACGACCAACACTTACAGTCATAGGAAAGTCACCAACTGTAGGCATCCACAACCAGTAAACCTCTCTTACTCTTAGCTTATCATCATTTAGTGTTTCATTTGAAACCCAATCAAAAGTGTCAAAACCACTACCTCTTTGAGGATAACCAGTAACCGTATTGTTCGCAGATGCACCAAAAGCTTTATGATAAGCTAGTTGACCTTTAAAAACCATAGTATCTGTAGGAGCGTAACCCATACCTAACCATAAGCGGTTTGAGTATAAGCCATCATTTTCATACTTTTTACCGCTTGCAGTTTCATACTGTAAGTTATCGTATGAAGTTCTAAAATCGACATCGAACTTGATATTGTCTTTAGCCGCTAGTGCGTTAACACTACCAATTTTCTTTATGTTTCTATCCTGTGTTTTTTCCATCTTTTCGAGCTTTTGTTTTAGTTCATCTATCTGCTGTTGCATCGCTGCATCTGCATAAAGAGCTGTACTTAAAAAAGCAACCGTTGAAAGCGCAATGATTTTTTTCATAAAAATCCCCTTGTGTTTAAATTCTCTAAATTCTATCAGATTTGGTTTGAAAATAACTAGGAAATGGGGAGAAATATGTAAAAAGTTACAAATTTGTAACTTATTGTGTGATATTTGTGTGATATTAACTATTCTTATGTAGTAAGAGTTAACCAGAAGTTATTATCTGGATAACAAAGTATTATTTTTACTTATAATTTAATTGCTTTATAGTAGTCTTCTTGCTTCTTTCTTGTTTAGGTTGATAATATTTTGACAGTCAGTATACACTACAATCTTGGAGTTTGTTTCTTCAAACCTTTTTATACTAACTTAAATGCGATAAGACTCAGTGCCATAACAAACATACCAAGAGTAATACCGACTATTGTTGTGTGTGCGTTGCCGTAAACTCTTGCAGCTGGGAGAAGTTCATCGAATGAGATATATACCATAATCCCAGCAACAATCCCAAAAGTGACACCAAGTGTTGCATCTCCCATAAAGGGCAAGATAAGGAAAAATCCCACAAGGGCACCTACAGGTTCTGCGAGTCCTGAGAGGGTTGCATACCAAAATGCACTTTTTTTATCTCCAGTAGCGTGATAGATAGGTAGAGATACCGCCATACCTTCTGGAATGTTATGAATTGCTATTGCAAAAGCTATCGTTATACCTACATTTGGGTTCTCTAAGGCGGAGACAAAAGTTGCAAAACCCTCAGGAAAGTTGTGTATTGCAATAGCAAGAGCGGTAAAGATACCGGTTCTCTTAAGTGCAGAATCTTTTATAAGAGAAGCTTTGGTATCTGGTTTTAACTCTGAGAGCTCACTGTTGCTTTTGGTCTCATGCGGATTTACATCCTCGGGAATCATCTTGTCGATAAAAGCAGTTAGTGCAATTCCGGCAAAAAAACATAAAATAGTTAAAGACTCTCCTATAGTAGAACTTGAGTAAATTTGTGAAAAGGACTCTTTTGATTTAACTAAAATCTCCATAAACGACACATAAATCATCACACCTGCAGAAAACCCCATGCCGATAGAGAGTATTGTATAGTTATTTTTTTTTGAAAAGAATGCCAAAATGGCACCAATCGAAGTAGAGAGTCCTGCTAAAAAAGTGAGCATAAAAGCAAAAAGAAAAGTCTCAAAGGATAAATCTTGCATAAAACACCTATTAAAAATGATTTAAGGATTGGTATATTGTATCATATAGCACTTCTAAATTTGGTATGAATAACTTTGGGTTAGGAATATAATTTATTTAAGAGAAGTTGAGTAGAGACTCTGTTGTTGTATTCATTTTTACTAACTCTATAACTGCATGTGAGTTTTCTGTTTTGTGGCATCTCTAAGATAGTTCTAAAAGCTATGATTTGAATGGTTTTTGTCTGATGAGGATATTGTCTAAGAGTGATTCTAGAGTGAGAGTTATCACTTCCCATAAGTTTTATATCTACAACCTCCGCATCTTTTAGTAAAAAACTTGGACGATTGTTTGCTTCTCCAAAAGGCTCAAAACTCTCTAAAAGGTTTAAAAGGTCATAGTCAATATCCTCAGCATCTAAGATACCTAAGACTTCATCTTTTGCTATAAAATCATCCGCATGAAGCAAAGACGCACTCTTGTTGATGGCTACTCTAAAACTCTCTATATCTTGCTCCATCAGTCCTAAGCCAGCCGCCATCTTATGCCCTCCAAATCTAGTTAACAAGTGCTCATTAGCTTTTATTAGCTTATAGATGTTAACCTCTCCGATACTCCTAGCGCTTCCCTTTGCAACTGAATCTTTAATGCTCAAAACTATGGCAGGTTTTGAAAACTTATCTACAAGTCTAGAGGCAACGATGCCAACTACACCCTCATGCCAATTCTCGCTTGCTACAACTATGATTCTATCATCTTCATTAACTTCAAGCAAAGCTTGGCTTGTAGCCTCTTGCTCTGTCTCTTTTCTAAGCTCATTTAAAAGAGAGAGTTTTTCAAACTGCTCGTAGGCCTTTTGCACAGTGTCAGCTGTAAAAAATTCTAGTGCAATGGATGCATCTTTGAGTCTCCCAGCGGAGTTTATACGAGGAGCTATTTGAAATGATATATCTTCTGAGGAGATGCTAGACTTGTTTAAAAAATCTCTAATAATGATGGAAGCTGGTCTTTGTGAATTCATTAAAACTTTTAAACCCTCTCTTACAAGAGTTCTGTTTATATCGATGAGTGGCATGATATCTGCAATAATGGCAATTGCTAAGATATCTAAAAACTCTTTCATATCAATGTTTAAAGAGAGCTCTTTTTTAACTAAAGCCAAAAGTAGCCAAGCCACTTGAGCGCCGCAAATCTCTTTAAAAGGGTATTCACAATCATCAAGTTTTGGATCAACTATCGTATAAGCATCTGGAAGTTCATCGCCTGGTGTATGATGGTCAGTTATGATAAGGTCTATACCTCTCTCTTTGCAGATGCGAGCAGCTTCTATGGCTGTTATGCCATTATCCACTGTGATGATAAGGTCTGCATCTACTCTCTCTAAGATGTTAGGACTTACCCCATAACCATCTCTAAAACGATTTGGAATGATGGCCTCTAGTGAATATGGAATTTTCTTAAAAAACTCCACCACTATAGCACTAGAACTTATCCCATCAACATCGTAATCTCCAACGAGAGTTATTTTCTCTTTTGCTCTTATGGCAGTTGCTATGCGTTTAGCAGATTTTGTGGCATCTTTTAAAAGTGCTGGATTTGGAATTTGTGAGAGTTTTTTCTCTTGGCTTTCAAAGCGACTAGAGAGTAGCTCAAAGAGTGACTGTTTGTTTAATGTTTTCATATTTTAGTTGTAATTAAACTACTCAAGAGCACCAAGAGATGCTTTTACGAAAGCTAGTATTGAAGGGTTTGGAGTTTGAAGCCTTGAGGTAAATTCTGGATGAAACTGAACACCTAAGAACCAAGGATGACCCTCTATCTCGACACTCTCAATTAGTCCATCATATTCGCCCGTTACAATCATTCCAGCCGCTTCTAGTCGTTCCCTATAAGCAGGGTTAGCCTCATAGCGATGGCGATGTCTCTCATGTATTGTTCCTTCACCACCGTAAGCTTCTCTAATTATAGAGCCCTCTTTTATATCACATGGATATTCCCCAAGTCTAAGAGTCCCGCCCATTGGCGATTTATGGGTTCTTACCTGCGAATCTCCATTTTGGTCTAAAAAGTTGTCTATAAGATAAACCATTGGATGCGGAGTATCTTCATCAAATTCAACAGAGTTTGCACCCTCAAGCCCTAAAACATTTCTGGCATACTCTACAAGTGTTAACTGCATTCCAAGACAGATACCAAGATATACAACTTTGTTAACTCTAGCGTACTCTATTGCTTTTATCTTGCCCTCAACTCCACGGTTTCCAAAACCACCAGCTACTAAGATAGAGTCACAATCACCTAAAAGTGCCTCAGCTCCCCGCTCTTCAAGCTCTTCGGAATCAACCCAGTTTATATCTACTCTAGTATCTAGATGTGCACCTGAGTGGATAAGTGATTCTGTTAGTGATTTGTAAGCCTCTTTTAGTTCTAAATACTTTCCAACAAAGCCTATAACTACACGATTTTTAGGTTGAACTATCTTTTTAACTAAAGAGTCCCACTCTTCCATGTCTGGGTTTAGCTCCCCTAAATCCAGCTCTTTAGAGATAGGTTTTAAGATATGTTGTCTTAAAAAAGTCACAGGAATATCATAAATAGTAGCCGCATCAAGTGCTTCTATAACGCTATCTGGAGAGACATCACAACTCATTGCTAGTTTTTTCTTAAAAGTTTTTGGTAGAGGAAACTCACTTCTTGCAATAATCATCTGCGGGGTAATCCCAATACGGCGAAGCTCTTGAACCGAGTGTTGAGTAGGCTTAGATTTCATCTCTCCAGCTGCTTTTATATAGGGTATAAGAGTTACATGGATAAAAAAAGTACCAACTACCTCCTCATCATGCTTCATTTGACGGATAGCTTCCATAAAAGGTAATCCTTCTATGTCTCCAACAGTTCCACCAAGCTCAACAATTAAAATATCATGCCCCTCTCCAGCTAACTTGATACGATTTACTATCTCACCAACTATGTGAGGTATAACTTGGATGGTCTGCCCTAAGTAGCCGCCAGCTCTCTCACGCTCTATTACACTTGAGTAGACTTGACCCGTAGTAAAGTTGCTAGATTTTAAATATGAAGTATCAAGAAACCTCTCATAGTTTCCAATATCAAGATCAGTTTCTGCCCCATCTTTTGTGACAAAAACTTCACCATGTTCAAGTGGACTCATGGTTCCTGGGTCCACATTTATATAAGGAT
Proteins encoded:
- a CDS encoding DUF3373 family protein, which translates into the protein MKKIIALSTVAFLSTALYADAAMQQQIDELKQKLEKMEKTQDRNIKKIGSVNALAAKDNIKFDVDFRTSYDNLQYETASGKKYENDGLYSNRLWLGMGYAPTDTMVFKGQLAYHKAFGASANNTVTGYPQRGSGFDTFDWVSNETLNDDKLRVREVYWLWMPTVGDFPMTVSVGRRPSTNGYLVNLREDDTSKSPMGHVINMEFDGASAGISLSKYVTGMNFKLCLGRGLTNAKSWANSADYATQVNMNSPTSPNYIEEDGALDTIDMAGFIFVPYDDGQYAVSTTWYRGFNVPGLTYGGQNANLSHIMALKTVGDMDGMAISAKVEGVGNEINDFLDETILFASFAASISRPDNITNHMTSTGVVSAASMLGSTDDETGTSIWVGAQMPNLTGGKFGLEYNHGSKHWRPFTYGEDTLIGSKLATRGDAYEAYWTQPLIDDVFSMQVRYTYIKYEYTGSNAFFGDGGAPMTMAEAQAAGMDPVEKAQDLRVYFRYRY
- the zupT gene encoding zinc transporter ZupT, with the protein product MQDLSFETFLFAFMLTFLAGLSTSIGAILAFFSKKNNYTILSIGMGFSAGVMIYVSFMEILVKSKESFSQIYSSSTIGESLTILCFFAGIALTAFIDKMIPEDVNPHETKSNSELSELKPDTKASLIKDSALKRTGIFTALAIAIHNFPEGFATFVSALENPNVGITIAFAIAIHNIPEGMAVSLPIYHATGDKKSAFWYATLSGLAEPVGALVGFFLILPFMGDATLGVTFGIVAGIMVYISFDELLPAARVYGNAHTTIVGITLGMFVMALSLIAFKLV
- the recJ gene encoding single-stranded-DNA-specific exonuclease RecJ, with translation MKTLNKQSLFELLSSRFESQEKKLSQIPNPALLKDATKSAKRIATAIRAKEKITLVGDYDVDGISSSAIVVEFFKKIPYSLEAIIPNRFRDGYGVSPNILERVDADLIITVDNGITAIEAARICKERGIDLIITDHHTPGDELPDAYTIVDPKLDDCEYPFKEICGAQVAWLLLALVKKELSLNIDMKEFLDILAIAIIADIMPLIDINRTLVREGLKVLMNSQRPASIIIRDFLNKSSISSEDISFQIAPRINSAGRLKDASIALEFFTADTVQKAYEQFEKLSLLNELRKETEQEATSQALLEVNEDDRIIVVASENWHEGVVGIVASRLVDKFSKPAIVLSIKDSVAKGSARSIGEVNIYKLIKANEHLLTRFGGHKMAAGLGLMEQDIESFRVAINKSASLLHADDFIAKDEVLGILDAEDIDYDLLNLLESFEPFGEANNRPSFLLKDAEVVDIKLMGSDNSHSRITLRQYPHQTKTIQIIAFRTILEMPQNRKLTCSYRVSKNEYNNRVSTQLLLNKLYS
- a CDS encoding CTP synthase, yielding MTKYIFVTGGVLSSLGKGITAASVGTLLKHSGKKVGMLKIDPYINVDPGTMSPLEHGEVFVTKDGAETDLDIGNYERFLDTSYLKSSNFTTGQVYSSVIERERAGGYLGQTIQVIPHIVGEIVNRIKLAGEGHDILIVELGGTVGDIEGLPFMEAIRQMKHDEEVVGTFFIHVTLIPYIKAAGEMKSKPTQHSVQELRRIGITPQMIIARSEFPLPKTFKKKLAMSCDVSPDSVIEALDAATIYDIPVTFLRQHILKPISKELDLGELNPDMEEWDSLVKKIVQPKNRVVIGFVGKYLELKEAYKSLTESLIHSGAHLDTRVDINWVDSEELEERGAEALLGDCDSILVAGGFGNRGVEGKIKAIEYARVNKVVYLGICLGMQLTLVEYARNVLGLEGANSVEFDEDTPHPMVYLIDNFLDQNGDSQVRTHKSPMGGTLRLGEYPCDIKEGSIIREAYGGEGTIHERHRHRYEANPAYRERLEAAGMIVTGEYDGLIESVEIEGHPWFLGVQFHPEFTSRLQTPNPSILAFVKASLGALE